The proteins below are encoded in one region of Streptomyces sp. NBC_00490:
- a CDS encoding M18 family aminopeptidase — translation MTKAIDPLHNEDLLAFLEAASSPYHAVAQAVQRLEKAGFEELRETEEWTGHSGGRFVVRGGALLAWYVPEGAPAHTPFRIIGAHTDSPNLRVKPTPDTGSAGWRQVAVEIYGGVPLNTWLDRDLGVSGRVTLRDGTAKLVKIDEPLLRVPQLAIHLDRTVNEGLSLDRQRQLQPVWALGRPEPGALLRRIAADAGLDPAEVLGWDLMLHDVQKPGLLGADREFLVSARLDNLVSVHAGAATLATVAQSWPGAAERIPVLAAFDHEEVGSGSETGAQGPLLERVLGRVVTARGGGAEDWARALAGTICVSSDMSHAVHPNYSERHDPDNHPLPNGGPVIKVNVNQRYATDGTGYAAFAAAADRAEVPWQRFVSNNAMPCGTSIGPITAARLGVTTVDVGVPGLSMHSSRELCGADDPGYLARALAEFVSAG, via the coding sequence ATGACCAAGGCCATCGATCCCCTGCACAACGAGGACCTGCTCGCCTTCCTGGAAGCCGCCTCCTCGCCCTACCACGCGGTGGCGCAGGCCGTGCAGCGCCTGGAGAAGGCCGGCTTCGAGGAACTGCGGGAGACCGAGGAGTGGACCGGTCACAGCGGTGGCCGGTTCGTCGTACGGGGCGGCGCGCTGCTCGCCTGGTACGTCCCCGAGGGGGCGCCCGCGCACACACCGTTCCGGATCATCGGCGCGCACACCGACTCCCCCAACCTGCGGGTCAAGCCGACCCCGGACACCGGCTCGGCCGGCTGGCGCCAGGTCGCCGTGGAGATCTACGGCGGGGTCCCGCTGAACACCTGGCTCGACCGCGACCTCGGAGTCTCCGGCCGGGTGACCCTGCGCGACGGCACCGCGAAGCTGGTCAAGATCGACGAACCCCTGTTGCGGGTACCGCAGTTGGCGATCCACCTCGACCGTACGGTGAACGAGGGCCTGTCCCTCGACCGGCAGCGCCAGCTCCAGCCGGTGTGGGCGCTGGGCCGGCCGGAGCCGGGTGCGCTGCTGCGCCGGATCGCGGCCGACGCCGGGCTCGACCCGGCCGAGGTGCTCGGCTGGGACCTGATGCTGCACGATGTGCAGAAGCCCGGACTGCTGGGCGCCGACCGCGAGTTCCTGGTCTCGGCGCGGCTGGACAACCTCGTCTCCGTGCACGCGGGCGCCGCCACGCTGGCCACCGTCGCACAGTCCTGGCCGGGGGCCGCCGAACGCATCCCGGTCCTCGCCGCGTTCGACCACGAGGAGGTCGGCTCCGGCTCCGAGACCGGGGCGCAGGGCCCCCTCCTGGAACGCGTCCTGGGCCGGGTGGTGACCGCGCGGGGCGGGGGCGCCGAGGACTGGGCGCGGGCACTGGCGGGCACGATCTGCGTCTCCTCCGACATGTCGCACGCGGTGCACCCCAACTACAGCGAGCGGCACGACCCGGACAACCATCCGCTGCCCAACGGCGGCCCGGTGATCAAGGTCAACGTCAATCAGCGGTACGCCACCGACGGCACCGGCTATGCCGCGTTCGCCGCCGCCGCGGACCGGGCCGAGGTGCCCTGGCAGCGGTTCGTGTCCAACAACGCCATGCCCTGCGGTACGTCGATCGGGCCGATCACCGCGGCCCGGCTGGGCGTGACGACGGTGGACGTGGGCGTGCCCGGACTGTCCATGCACTCCTCGCGCGAGCTGTGCGGGGCGGACGACCCCGGGTATCTGGCCCGGGCGCTGGCGGAGTTCGTCTCGGCGGGCTGA
- a CDS encoding thioesterase II family protein, which yields MTLAGADPERAALRVLIVPHAGAGGASGQPFAAHAPDDWLVATARLPGRESRVRETGRDLDALTADVTATIRDLPGSAPLLVLGVCSGAVIALEALRRLGSAGVAGLVVVSQWAVNEKPDPGRRLLRDVDPGRDRAEVLDILRDFGGVPDALAANEEMLGLLLPAIVADIRAVEDYVCEPFDPGVPLLTVFGDEDELCSEERTDAWSLFGPHTRTVWLPGHHLLLVDEPQALATAVAENLDHWGLV from the coding sequence GTGACCCTGGCGGGGGCCGACCCCGAGCGGGCCGCACTGCGGGTGCTGATCGTGCCGCACGCCGGGGCGGGCGGGGCGAGCGGGCAGCCGTTCGCCGCGCACGCGCCGGACGACTGGCTGGTGGCGACGGCCCGGCTGCCCGGCCGCGAGTCCCGCGTCCGGGAGACCGGGCGTGATCTCGACGCCCTCACCGCGGACGTCACCGCCACGATCCGGGACCTGCCGGGCTCGGCACCCCTGCTCGTGCTCGGCGTGTGCTCGGGCGCCGTGATCGCGCTGGAGGCGCTGCGACGTTTGGGCTCCGCAGGTGTCGCGGGCCTCGTCGTGGTGTCCCAGTGGGCGGTGAACGAGAAGCCCGACCCCGGCCGCCGTCTCCTGCGCGACGTCGACCCCGGCCGTGACCGTGCCGAAGTCCTGGACATCCTGCGGGACTTCGGCGGCGTACCGGACGCACTCGCCGCGAACGAGGAGATGCTCGGCCTGCTGCTGCCGGCGATCGTGGCGGACATCAGGGCCGTTGAGGACTACGTCTGCGAACCCTTCGACCCCGGCGTCCCCCTCCTGACCGTCTTCGGCGACGAGGACGAACTCTGCTCGGAGGAGCGCACCGACGCCTGGTCCCTCTTCGGCCCCCACACCCGCACGGTCTGGCTACCGGGCCACCACCTGCTCCTGGTGGACGAACCGCAGGCCCTGGCAACGGCCGTGGCGGAGAACCTGGACCACTGGGGTCTCGTGTGA
- a CDS encoding non-ribosomal peptide synthetase, with the protein MAGMAADTAGTADKAGSAGATDTTVATGATGTASSAAAASTASSRGTADSGGTASSAGTTDTAGTAGTAGTAGTAGTAGTAGTAGTADAAGTAGTADAAGTAGTAGTADAADTTVAASAMGTAGSVGPVGSANAADTTGTGGTAGSGGTAGSGGTAGSGGAASTTGSADPAGAAGSLDVAGAAHRIDALLLERLGRDPGRTALVCADGAVVSAGELRERVLVVAAALGARGLGPGDRVAVYHERSVEFVAAVLGVACAGAAHVAFDVADPPARTLGMLEDCAPRAVLTSRALRDRLDGCAVPLLTDDEYRTGQPAPTPVAGSPDDPVALIFTSGSTGRPKASLISHRALVSRMNALQTTHPMTGDDRLVHHTTCTFDMYLAEIYWPLLSGATLVLSAPGGQRDADHLAALIRDHGVTTMYFGVSLLELFLLARDETERYDGLRQVLTGGEPLPADLVHRFHARSTASLTNLYGPSECTIHCTAWPCPRDPALDTVLIGSAVPDTELWVLDEDGRPVPEGEPGELHIGGAGLALGYLNRPELTAERFLESPPVAPGRRLYRSGDLVRARPGGALEFLGRVDRQVKIRGVRVELGEIESTARRCAGVRQAVVVAHGAGLEKALAAFVVPEVPSAPAAELTASVREALRGWLPPTMVPATVDLLDALPFTPNGKVDRLLLESRAARATPSRPAPATDAGAGELGVEELVAAVWCEALGLDSVKPDDDFFDLGGNSYKVVETVTRLRERLGAEIPLAALLEEPTVRGFAEEIRRVTGRA; encoded by the coding sequence ATGGCTGGTATGGCGGCGGATACGGCTGGTACGGCGGACAAGGCAGGTTCGGCAGGCGCGACGGACACGACGGTCGCGACAGGTGCGACGGGCACGGCGAGCTCGGCGGCCGCGGCCAGCACCGCGAGTTCGCGCGGCACGGCGGACTCGGGCGGCACGGCGAGTTCGGCGGGCACGACGGACACGGCGGGCACGGCGGGCACGGCGGGCACGGCGGGCACGGCGGGCACGGCGGGCACGGCGGGCACGGCGGGCACGGCGGACGCGGCGGGCACGGCGGGCACGGCGGACGCGGCGGGCACGGCGGGCACGGCGGGCACGGCGGACGCGGCGGACACGACGGTCGCGGCAAGTGCAATGGGCACGGCGGGTTCGGTGGGTCCGGTGGGCTCGGCGAACGCAGCCGACACGACGGGCACGGGCGGCACGGCGGGCTCGGGCGGCACGGCGGGCTCGGGCGGCACGGCGGGCTCGGGCGGCGCGGCGAGCACAACGGGCTCGGCGGACCCCGCGGGCGCGGCGGGCAGCCTGGATGTCGCTGGTGCCGCCCACCGGATCGATGCGTTGCTGCTGGAGCGTCTGGGGCGGGACCCGGGGCGGACCGCCCTGGTCTGTGCCGACGGGGCCGTGGTGAGTGCTGGGGAGTTGCGGGAGCGGGTGCTGGTGGTGGCGGCCGCGCTGGGGGCCCGGGGGCTGGGGCCCGGCGACCGGGTCGCGGTCTATCACGAGCGGTCGGTCGAGTTCGTGGCGGCGGTGCTGGGCGTGGCCTGCGCGGGGGCGGCACACGTGGCGTTCGACGTGGCCGATCCGCCCGCCCGCACGCTCGGCATGCTGGAGGACTGCGCGCCGCGCGCGGTGCTGACGAGCCGGGCCCTGCGCGACCGCCTCGACGGCTGTGCGGTCCCGCTGCTGACGGACGACGAGTACCGCACCGGACAGCCGGCCCCGACACCGGTGGCCGGCTCCCCGGACGACCCCGTCGCGCTGATCTTCACGTCCGGCTCGACCGGCCGCCCCAAGGCGTCCCTGATCAGCCACCGCGCCCTGGTCTCCCGGATGAACGCGCTGCAGACCACGCACCCCATGACCGGCGACGACCGGCTCGTCCACCACACCACGTGCACCTTCGACATGTATCTCGCGGAGATCTACTGGCCGTTGCTCTCCGGCGCCACGCTCGTGCTCTCCGCCCCCGGCGGACAGCGCGACGCCGACCATCTGGCGGCGCTGATCCGCGACCACGGCGTCACGACGATGTACTTCGGGGTGTCGCTGCTGGAACTGTTCCTGCTGGCCCGCGACGAGACCGAGCGCTACGACGGTCTGCGCCAGGTCCTGACCGGCGGCGAACCGCTCCCCGCCGACCTGGTGCACCGCTTCCACGCCCGTTCCACGGCCTCCCTGACCAACCTCTACGGCCCGAGCGAGTGCACGATCCACTGCACCGCCTGGCCGTGCCCGCGCGACCCCGCCCTCGACACGGTCCTCATCGGCTCCGCCGTCCCCGACACCGAGCTGTGGGTCCTCGACGAGGACGGCCGTCCGGTGCCCGAGGGCGAACCCGGCGAGCTGCACATCGGCGGCGCGGGCCTGGCCCTCGGCTATCTCAACCGCCCCGAACTGACCGCGGAACGCTTCCTCGAGTCGCCCCCCGTGGCACCGGGCCGGCGGCTCTACCGCTCCGGCGACCTCGTACGGGCCCGGCCCGGCGGCGCCTTGGAGTTCCTCGGCAGGGTCGACCGGCAGGTGAAGATCCGCGGTGTCCGTGTCGAGCTCGGTGAGATCGAGTCGACGGCCCGGCGTTGCGCGGGGGTGCGGCAGGCGGTCGTGGTGGCACACGGCGCGGGCCTGGAGAAGGCGCTGGCCGCGTTCGTGGTGCCCGAGGTGCCGTCCGCGCCGGCCGCCGAGCTGACGGCGTCGGTCCGCGAGGCCCTGCGCGGCTGGCTTCCGCCCACGATGGTCCCGGCGACGGTCGACCTCCTGGACGCCCTCCCGTTCACGCCGAACGGCAAGGTGGACCGCCTGCTGCTGGAGTCCCGGGCGGCACGCGCCACACCGTCGCGCCCGGCGCCCGCAACGGACGCGGGGGCCGGGGAGCTCGGCGTCGAGGAGCTGGTGGCCGCCGTCTGGTGCGAGGCCCTCGGGCTGGACTCCGTGAAGCCCGACGACGACTTCTTCGACCTGGGCGGGAACTCGTACAAGGTGGTCGAGACCGTCACCCGGCTCAGGGAGCGGCTGGGCGCGGAGATCCCGCTGGCGGCCCTGCTGGAGGAGCCGACCGTGCGCGGGTTCGCCGAGGAGATACGGCGGGTCACGGGGCGTGCGTGA
- a CDS encoding MFS transporter, whose protein sequence is MTALEPRGTDAADTAPDLATVVEEGVLGRPYRALSIGIVSVVLLIAFEATAVGTAMPVAARELDGVSLYAFAFSGYFTTSLFGMVLAGQWSDRRGPLGALTGGIGAFAAGLMLSGTAGTMWLFILGRAVQGLGGGLVIVALYVVVGRAYPERLRPAIMAAFAAGWIVPSIVGPLASGAVTEHLGWRWVFVGIPVLVVFPLALALPQIRRRASGPMEGSDGSAAFDRRRIRLALAVSLGAGLLQYAAQDLRWLSLVPGIIGAALLVPAVLGLLPRGTYRAVRGLPSVVLLRGVAAGSFIAAESFVPLMLVTQRGLSPTLAGFSLAAGGLTWALGSWVQSRPRVEPHRQRLMTLGMLLVAASIAAAPSVLIDAVPVWTLAVVWGLGCFGMGLVIASTSVLLLQLSAPDQAGTNSASLQISDALSNVVLLATGGAAFAALGGGTVSHTATEATGSHPAAFAAVFLPMAAVALVGAWVTTRLRERPTTP, encoded by the coding sequence ATGACAGCCCTCGAACCGCGCGGCACCGATGCCGCGGACACCGCCCCCGACCTGGCCACTGTCGTCGAGGAGGGGGTGCTGGGCCGGCCGTACCGGGCGCTCAGTATCGGGATCGTGTCCGTGGTGCTGCTGATCGCGTTCGAGGCGACCGCCGTGGGGACGGCGATGCCGGTCGCGGCGCGGGAGCTGGACGGGGTCTCGCTCTACGCGTTCGCGTTCTCCGGGTACTTCACGACGAGCCTGTTCGGGATGGTGCTCGCCGGACAGTGGTCCGACCGGCGCGGCCCGCTCGGAGCGTTGACCGGCGGGATCGGAGCGTTCGCCGCGGGGCTGATGCTGTCCGGGACCGCGGGCACCATGTGGCTGTTCATCCTCGGGCGGGCCGTGCAGGGGCTGGGCGGCGGCCTGGTGATCGTCGCCCTCTACGTCGTCGTCGGGCGGGCCTATCCCGAGCGGCTGCGGCCGGCGATCATGGCGGCCTTCGCGGCGGGCTGGATCGTGCCGTCGATCGTCGGGCCGCTCGCCTCGGGCGCGGTGACCGAACACCTCGGGTGGCGCTGGGTGTTCGTCGGCATTCCGGTGCTGGTCGTGTTCCCGCTGGCCCTCGCCCTCCCACAGATCCGGCGCAGGGCCTCGGGGCCCATGGAGGGATCCGACGGGAGCGCCGCCTTCGACCGCCGCCGCATCCGGCTCGCCCTCGCCGTCTCCCTCGGCGCCGGACTCCTCCAGTACGCCGCCCAGGACCTCCGCTGGCTCTCCCTCGTCCCCGGCATCATCGGAGCCGCGCTGCTGGTGCCGGCCGTGCTCGGGCTGCTCCCGCGCGGCACCTACCGGGCGGTGCGCGGACTGCCCTCCGTGGTACTGCTGCGCGGTGTCGCCGCGGGCTCCTTCATCGCCGCCGAGTCCTTCGTACCGCTGATGCTGGTCACCCAGCGGGGCCTGTCCCCGACACTCGCCGGGTTCTCCCTCGCCGCGGGCGGCCTCACCTGGGCGCTGGGCTCGTGGGTGCAGTCACGGCCACGGGTCGAGCCCCACCGCCAGCGCCTGATGACGCTGGGCATGCTCCTGGTCGCCGCCTCGATCGCCGCCGCGCCGAGCGTGCTGATCGACGCGGTGCCCGTCTGGACGCTGGCCGTGGTGTGGGGGCTCGGCTGTTTCGGCATGGGCCTGGTGATCGCCTCCACGAGTGTGCTGCTGCTCCAGCTCTCCGCCCCGGACCAGGCGGGCACCAACTCCGCCTCCCTGCAGATCTCCGACGCCCTGTCCAACGTCGTCCTGCTGGCGACGGGCGGCGCCGCGTTCGCGGCCCTGGGCGGCGGCACGGTGAGCCATACGGCGACGGAGGCCACCGGCTCCCATCCGGCCGCGTTCGCCGCGGTGTTCCTGCCGATGGCGGCGGTGGCCCTGGTCGGGGCATGGGTGACGACCCGGCTCAGGGAACGGCCGACCACACCCTGA
- a CDS encoding SUKH-4 family immunity protein: MSTTATAVITLTDDDLERFVTHASTRRWLAGPGLPSEIGLLSFTELEREGLRTVTDATGDPEGRLAEELRDQLVIGGLLDIEGQETEPVLLDGATGEVSTTDFWYDTPELMERRPLAPSLEKLVRFASAAEELAELRGQFASYAGRFGPQVAAEASRQLLAVFEEGADGEVSPYWRMAALIRPLSLVAGPGTPSGSVLDLPARLLDQEFGQGGVWRFEDVDFPATLTHEPTRRFLRDTGLPEDAVLFQLDTDVPLPTLAEHHADTPGAELPDGSDHLIRLGHLVEDNSLVLDGRTGAVLRWSEPEARLHPLNTDVSTLAFTLWLLHRERAIDEDLDHGLSEGPYAQLAATMVQVLSSVDPAITLTDVGWHYWTEAFQDEAGGVLSAG, translated from the coding sequence ATGAGCACGACCGCCACCGCGGTGATCACACTGACCGACGACGACCTCGAACGCTTCGTCACGCACGCCTCGACGCGCCGCTGGCTGGCGGGGCCCGGACTGCCTTCCGAGATCGGCCTGCTGAGCTTCACGGAGCTTGAGCGCGAGGGCCTGCGGACGGTGACCGACGCGACCGGCGACCCCGAGGGGCGGCTGGCCGAGGAGCTGCGGGACCAGCTGGTCATCGGCGGACTGCTCGACATCGAGGGCCAAGAGACGGAACCGGTCCTGCTCGACGGCGCCACGGGCGAGGTGTCCACGACCGACTTCTGGTACGACACCCCGGAACTCATGGAGCGCCGCCCGCTGGCCCCCTCGCTGGAGAAGCTCGTCCGGTTCGCTTCGGCGGCGGAGGAACTGGCCGAGCTGCGCGGACAGTTCGCCTCCTACGCCGGACGCTTCGGACCGCAGGTGGCGGCGGAGGCCTCGCGTCAGCTGCTCGCGGTCTTCGAGGAGGGCGCGGACGGTGAGGTGTCGCCGTACTGGCGGATGGCGGCGCTGATCCGCCCGCTGTCCCTCGTCGCGGGCCCGGGCACACCGTCCGGGTCGGTCCTGGACCTTCCGGCCCGGCTCCTGGACCAGGAGTTCGGGCAGGGCGGCGTCTGGCGCTTCGAGGACGTCGACTTCCCCGCCACGCTCACCCACGAACCGACCCGCCGCTTCCTGCGCGACACCGGCCTGCCCGAGGACGCGGTCCTCTTCCAGCTGGACACGGACGTCCCACTGCCGACCCTCGCCGAGCACCACGCCGACACCCCCGGAGCGGAACTCCCCGACGGGTCCGACCACTTGATCCGCCTCGGCCATCTCGTCGAGGACAACAGCCTGGTCCTCGACGGCAGAACGGGCGCGGTCCTGCGCTGGAGCGAGCCCGAGGCCCGGCTCCACCCCCTCAACACCGACGTCTCCACCCTCGCGTTCACACTCTGGCTGCTGCACCGCGAGCGCGCGATCGACGAGGACCTGGACCACGGACTGTCCGAGGGCCCGTACGCCCAGCTGGCGGCCACCATGGTCCAGGTCCTGTCCTCCGTCGACCCGGCCATCACCCTCACGGACGTCGGCTGGCACTACTGGACCGAGGCGTTCCAGGACGAGGCGGGCGGCGTACTCAGCGCCGGCTGA
- a CDS encoding AAA family ATPase → MPGVVLVTGVMASGKSTVAQALAERLPRAAHVRGDLFRRMIVSGRQDYDGGPGGEGESQLRLRYRLSAATADAYAEAGFTAVVQDVVLGEELAAYVRLIRTRPLYVVVLAPGPETVAAREAGRGKTGYGAHWSVTELDHVLRAETPRIGLWLDTSELSVGETVEAIVAERQRARVA, encoded by the coding sequence ATGCCCGGGGTGGTCCTCGTGACCGGCGTGATGGCGTCCGGCAAGTCGACGGTCGCCCAGGCACTGGCGGAGAGGCTGCCGCGGGCCGCGCACGTCCGCGGGGACCTCTTCCGGCGGATGATCGTCTCCGGACGCCAGGACTACGACGGCGGCCCCGGCGGCGAGGGCGAGTCCCAGCTCCGGTTGCGGTACCGGCTGTCGGCGGCGACGGCGGACGCGTATGCCGAGGCCGGGTTCACGGCGGTGGTGCAGGACGTGGTGCTGGGGGAGGAACTGGCCGCGTACGTACGCCTGATCCGCACCCGCCCGCTGTACGTCGTCGTCCTCGCGCCGGGCCCCGAGACCGTGGCCGCCCGGGAGGCCGGGCGGGGCAAGACGGGGTACGGGGCGCACTGGTCGGTCACGGAACTGGACCACGTGCTGCGGGCCGAGACACCGCGGATCGGCCTGTGGCTGGACACCTCGGAGCTGTCGGTGGGGGAGACGGTGGAGGCGATCGTGGCGGAGAGGCAACGCGCGAGGGTCGCCTGA
- a CDS encoding xanthine dehydrogenase family protein molybdopterin-binding subunit, producing MSNEAATATTPAEAAPAPEPIPHGIGVSLPTADARAKTEGTFPYAADLWAEGLLWAAVLRSPHAHARIVSIDTSHARDMPGVRAVVTHEDVPGSPVHGRGKADRPVFASEVVRHHGEPIAAVAADHPDTARMAAAAVIVEYEVLDPVTDPEQAFEAEPLHADGNLIRHIPLHHGDPSVSGEIVVEGQYRIGRQDPAPIGAEAGLAVPRPDGGVELYLASTDPHTDRDTAAACYGLEPERVKVVVTGVPGATADREDQGVQLPLGLLALKTGCPVKLTATREESFLGHAHRHPTLLRYRHHADAEGRLVKVEAQILLDAGAYADTSAEALAAAVGFACGPYVVPNAFIEGWAVRTNNPPSGHVRGEGAMQVCAAYEAQMDKLAKKLGVDPAELRLRNALATGDVLPTGQTVTCPAPVAELLQAVRDFPLPALPKDTPEDDWLLPGGPEGAGEPGAVRRGVGYGLGMVHMLGAEGADEVSTATVKVHDGVATVLCAAVESGQGFTTLARQIVQETLGIDEVHVAPVDTDQPPAGPGCRGRHTWVSGGAVERAAKMVRTQLLQPLAHKFGMSTELLQITDGKITSYDGVLSTTVTEAMEGKELWATAQCRPHPTEPLNESGQGDAFVGMAFCAIRAVVDVDIELGSVRVVELAVAQDVGRILNPAQLAARIEAGVTQGVGIALTENLRTARGLIRHPDLTGYALPTALDAPDIRIVKLVEERDVVAPFGAKAVSAVPVVTSPAAIASAVRAATGRPVNRLPIRPQAAVVTTQ from the coding sequence GTGAGCAACGAAGCCGCCACCGCGACCACCCCCGCGGAGGCAGCCCCCGCCCCCGAACCGATCCCGCACGGCATCGGCGTCTCCCTGCCGACCGCCGACGCCCGTGCCAAGACCGAGGGCACCTTCCCCTACGCGGCCGACCTGTGGGCCGAGGGACTGCTGTGGGCGGCCGTGCTGCGCTCCCCGCACGCGCACGCGCGCATCGTGTCCATCGACACGTCCCACGCGCGCGACATGCCCGGCGTACGCGCCGTCGTCACGCACGAGGACGTGCCCGGCAGCCCGGTCCACGGCCGCGGCAAGGCCGACCGCCCGGTCTTCGCCTCCGAGGTCGTACGGCACCACGGCGAGCCCATCGCGGCCGTCGCCGCCGACCACCCCGACACCGCGCGGATGGCCGCGGCGGCCGTCATCGTCGAGTACGAGGTCCTCGACCCGGTGACCGACCCGGAGCAGGCCTTCGAGGCCGAGCCGCTGCACGCCGACGGCAATCTGATCCGGCACATCCCGCTGCACCACGGCGACCCGTCCGTGAGCGGCGAGATCGTCGTCGAGGGCCAGTACCGCATCGGCCGCCAGGACCCGGCCCCCATCGGCGCCGAGGCCGGCCTCGCCGTGCCGCGCCCCGACGGCGGCGTCGAGCTGTACCTGGCCTCCACCGACCCGCACACCGACCGGGACACCGCCGCCGCCTGCTACGGCCTGGAACCCGAACGCGTCAAGGTCGTCGTCACCGGTGTCCCCGGCGCCACCGCCGACCGCGAGGACCAGGGCGTCCAGCTCCCGCTCGGCCTGCTGGCGCTCAAGACCGGCTGCCCGGTCAAACTCACCGCCACGCGCGAGGAGTCCTTCCTCGGCCACGCGCACCGCCACCCGACGCTCCTCAGATACCGCCACCACGCGGATGCCGAGGGCCGGCTGGTGAAGGTCGAGGCACAGATCCTGCTCGACGCGGGCGCCTATGCCGACACCTCCGCCGAGGCCCTCGCGGCCGCCGTGGGCTTCGCCTGCGGCCCGTACGTCGTCCCGAACGCCTTCATCGAGGGCTGGGCCGTACGCACCAACAACCCGCCCTCGGGCCATGTACGCGGCGAGGGCGCCATGCAGGTCTGCGCCGCCTACGAGGCGCAGATGGACAAGCTGGCCAAGAAGCTCGGCGTCGACCCGGCGGAACTGCGCCTGCGCAACGCGCTCGCCACCGGCGACGTGCTCCCGACCGGCCAGACGGTGACCTGCCCGGCACCGGTCGCCGAACTCCTCCAGGCCGTACGCGACTTCCCGCTGCCCGCGCTGCCCAAGGACACCCCCGAGGACGACTGGCTGCTGCCCGGCGGCCCCGAGGGCGCGGGCGAGCCGGGCGCCGTCCGACGCGGCGTGGGCTACGGCCTCGGCATGGTGCACATGCTCGGGGCGGAGGGCGCCGACGAGGTCTCCACCGCCACCGTGAAGGTCCACGACGGCGTGGCCACGGTCCTGTGCGCCGCCGTCGAGTCCGGCCAGGGCTTCACGACGCTGGCCCGCCAGATCGTCCAGGAGACCCTCGGCATCGACGAGGTGCACGTCGCGCCCGTGGACACCGACCAGCCCCCGGCGGGCCCGGGCTGCCGGGGCCGGCACACCTGGGTCTCGGGCGGCGCGGTGGAACGGGCCGCGAAGATGGTCCGCACGCAACTGCTCCAGCCGCTGGCGCACAAGTTCGGGATGTCCACCGAACTGCTCCAGATCACCGACGGCAAGATCACCTCGTACGACGGCGTCCTGTCGACCACCGTCACCGAGGCCATGGAGGGCAAGGAACTGTGGGCGACGGCACAGTGCCGCCCGCACCCCACGGAGCCCCTGAACGAGTCCGGCCAGGGCGACGCCTTCGTGGGCATGGCCTTCTGCGCCATCCGCGCGGTGGTGGACGTCGACATCGAACTCGGCTCGGTCCGGGTCGTCGAACTCGCCGTCGCCCAGGACGTGGGACGGATCCTGAACCCGGCCCAGCTCGCCGCGCGCATCGAGGCGGGTGTCACCCAGGGCGTGGGCATAGCGCTGACGGAGAACCTGCGCACCGCGCGCGGGCTGATCCGCCACCCCGACCTCACGGGCTACGCGCTGCCGACGGCCCTGGACGCCCCGGACATCCGGATCGTGAAGCTGGTCGAGGAGCGGGACGTGGTCGCCCCCTTCGGCGCGAAAGCGGTCAGCGCGGTGCCGGTGGTGACCTCGCCGGCGGCCATCGCCTCCGCCGTAAGGGCCGCCACCGGGCGCCCGGTGAACCGGCTGCCGATCCGGCCGCAGGCCGCGGTGGTGACGACGCAGTGA